GGTCTGGTTCTTGGAATGTATAATGATATGTTCGGCGATCAGCCGAGCTTCGATTCCGAATGGGGATGGTATACCGGCACACAGAACGGTTATTGGGATGATATCGGCCAGCAGCAGCCAAACCATGCCAACTTCTGGAACACGCGCGTATCTGGCGGTGAATTTTACGGCGGTGCCTATGGCATGAATGCTGCACTTACAACTGGCAGCGGCTTCAATGAGACGCTGCGGCAGACCGAGCTCAGCAAACCGAGCTGGCTGGGACCGAATGCTCCGGCTTCCTTAGCGCTGGGCAATCCTTTGCAGGGCAATATGGATACACTGAAGAAACGAATGGGCTATCACTTTGTCGTGAAGAAGGTTTCATATCCGCAAGATAGCGGAAGCACGCTTGATGTATCCATCGCTGTGGAAAATAAGGGGGTTCAGCACTTCCCGTTCAACTGGCCTGTTGAAATCCAGCTGCGCAGCGGCGGGAACATCGTGGCGCGTCAAACGACAACCGCAGACGTAACAACCTGGAGAACCGGCTTGCATACGGTCTCAGGCTCTATCTCCACCAACTCGCTGGCAAACGGAACTTATGAGCTGGCAATCGCTATTCTTGATCCGTCTACAAACCAACCTGGGGTTGATTTTGCTAATACGGAACGTCTATCAGACGGAGCTTATAAGATCGGTACATGGACAAAATAACGAAATCGGCAGACTGATGTCCGAAACTATGAAAACAGCTATCGGGAACATCCCGATAGCTGTTGCTCGTTTCAGATTCCAATAAAACCACCCTCTCGCTGCGTGCTCCACAGTTTAGGTAACCGTGTTCTTGATATGACTTCACTTCACACCAAGCCTTTCAATTGGTAAGGTTCCCCTTATTTTCCCTATGCTTCATTCCGGCCCATGCTATAATGGACTCACTATTTAAGCATGCGGAACAGGGGCGACTATTTCATGAATTCTCCTAAAACAGTACTGATCATTGAAGATGAGCAGGATATCTCTCGCATCGTGAACGACTATTTGCGTGTTCAGGGATTCAGCACATTCATCACGGAAAATGCCGGCGACGGATTGCAGGAAGTCCGCAACCGGCAGCCGGATTTTATCATTCTCGATCTGACATTGCCTGATGCTGACGGAATTGAAGTATGCCGCAAGCTCCGCACGTTGACGGCTGCGCCCATTCTTATTTTAAGCGCCCGCAGCAGCGATACGGACAAAGTGCTTGCCCTTGGTTTCGGCGCCGATGATTATATGACCAAGCCTTTCTCGCTCAGTGAACTGGTCGCCCGCGTTCAGGCACATTTGCGCAGAATTGCAGACCCGAAATTCCCGTCAGCCCTACAGCAGCGAGTGCAATTCGGCACCCTTTCGATTGATAAAAATGCCCGCAGGGTCATGGTCGGACAGCAGGAAATTTCGTTATCCGCCAAAGAATTTGATCTGCTTTACTTCCTGGCGTCTAACCCGAATCAAGTGTTTACCAAGTCGCAGCTGCTGGATCAAGTCTGGGGGTATTCAGCTTATGTCGAGGATAATACCATCACGGTCTACATTCGGCGGCTCCGCGAGAAGCTGGAGCGGGCCGAGATCAACTCCTCCTATATCAAAACGGTTTGGGGCGTCGGTTATAAATTCAACCCCGATGAGACGGTGTAGCCCCCATGTACTGGAAATCGTGGCAAACAAGAAGGCTCTGGGCAGCCTGCCTATCTATCATGGTTATTTTGCTATCCGTCGTTTGGCTCGTTTGGCCCTCAAACCAGCCCGATTCGTCATCCATTGTCAACCCTATTCGCGTGCTGACGAATACGGTTGTCCATAACCTGGAGAATGAGCATGCCGACTTGCTGCTGGCCGATGCTCCGATTCGGGGGCAATTAACCAGCTGGAGTCAAGAGACAGGGATCGGCCTCAAGGTTGTATTTCCTGACGGAACGATGATCTATGACAGCGATGATTCATCCGTGCGCCATATTCATCCCCGCTTTGAACTCGACTACACGCTGCGTATTTCTGACAGCGAGCCGTCTTATTATCATCTCGCTTTTCCGCTGCTGGACGCCGGCAGCAAAAGCTTTGTGGGCTACGCTCAGTTTGCTGTGCCTGCATCTGTCGTAGCCGCAGCCTTCCCCTCCTCAGACTTGCCGCTATATGTGCCATGGGCGCTGCTATCTCTGGCCCTATTGACGCTGCTTTATTTATTCTTCTCCATCGGACGCCGGGTGCAGCATGATTGGGTTGAGCCTGTCGCCGGGCTCAAGCCTTATGCCGAAGCCATATTGAAAGGCAACTACGAGCAGCGTGCCGAATGGACCAGCGATAACGAGGTCGGGGAGCTCTATGCCGTATTTGATCTCATGCGTGAAGAGATTCGTAATTTGCATATGCAGCAAGCCGCGCACAGCCAGTCGCACAAAGAGCTGATTTCCAATCTGTCTCATGACTTAAAAACTCCGCTGGCAACGATCAAAGCCTATATCGATGCAATTCGGGAAGGCATATGCCCGGATCTGCCGAGTGTGATGGCATACCTTGAGGTGGTGCATGCGAATACGAGCAAGATGACCGTGCTTGTAGACGATTTGCTGCTGCACGCCCTGCGTGATCTGGAGCAGATTGCCGTACATCCGATTGAGCAATACAGCGCTCCAACGCTGGAGCCGATCTTGCGGGCGATGGCCCATTATATCCGTACGATGGGCGTACGCTGCCAAGAACCCTCTGCTATTCCCAACGTGCTTGTCGTTATCGATGCCATACGGATCGAGCAAGTTCTGTCCAATCTCGTCACGAACGCACTGAAGCATACGGAGCCCGGGGGTACGATTCGCCTCGCTGTTGAAGAACACTCGGAAACATCCTGCCTGCAGATCATCGTCTCCGATACAGGGAGCGGAATTTCCCCGCAGGATATGCCTTTTATTTTTGATCGGTACTACCAAGGCAGCGTTTCACAACGAACGGCCAGCCAACCGACCGAGCGCCACGGGGTCGGACTTGGGTTGTCGATATGCAAGTATATTATGGAAGCGCATGGCGGCACGATCTCTTTTCACAGCCAACAGCAGCAGGGAACGACTTTCTACTTGACTCTGCCCCTCAGCTGACCCCTGTCATAATTTATTTATAATTTAATAACAAATGTGCAAGAATCGTTCTCTATAATTTGGTGGCATGGGAAGATAAGAGAGGAGATCAGAATATGCCTTCAAGCAAAACCATTATGCTGCAAGCTGCAAATTTATGTAAAACATACACCACTGGCAAGGAGCAGTACCATGCCATTCGGAATGTCGATCTTTCGATTTACGCAGGAGATTTCACGGTCATCATGGGCGACTCGGGGTCGGGAAAGTCCACCTTGCTGTACTTGCTTAGCGGACTTGATGAAGTGACAACCGGAGAAGTCTGTCTGCAGGGACAGCGCTTTGATCAATTTTCAGCCAAGGAGCTTGCACGCTTTCGGGCGAATCGGATCGGTTTTATCTATCAAAACAGCAACCTTGTACCCGATCTGTCGCTGTTCGATAACATTGCCCTCCCTGGATATATCGCAAATCAGGATAAGGAACAAGTACGGCAACGGGCAAATGACTTGATGGTCAATCTCTCCCTCGATAAACAGAGCAGCCGGTTGCCTTCCCAAGTATCCGGAGGGCAGCAGCAGCGGGCGGCAATCGCCAGGGCGCTCATCAATAACCCGGACATCATTTTTGCTGATGAACCTACCGGCAGTCTGAACTACGAACAAGGCGTTACGGTGCTTGATATATTGAGCCGGATGCATGCGGACGGTCAATCGATTGTCATGGTCACCCACGACATGAAGGCAGCCTGCCGGGGCAATCGCCTTATCTACATTAGCGACGGCAAGATCGGTGGCACGCTGGATATGGGACCCTATAGTCCGGAACAGGCCTCCGAGCGGGAAGCGATGATCTTCGCTTATGTCACCGGGAGGAGGTAGTCTGGGATGCGAGCCATATTGACACTCTGCTGGGGCAACCTACGCAAAAGAAAAATGCAAAACACGCTGATCGCATTGCTTATTGCCCTATCCGCTCTACTCGTCAGCACCGCATTCACGGTCTTGATGAATACGGAGAATGTATTCAATGATCGCCATGCGGCTGCTCATGGTGCGCACGAAGTCATAAATATGACCCGTGGGCTGCATGACGAACAGTTGGTAGCCGACTGGTGGTCCAGCCAAGAAGGCGTAAACGCGTCCAGCTTAATCCCTTACAAGCCATGGACCGGACTGGTCTTTAACGGGAAAGAATTGCCCAATCTTTATCTGTATATGATCAATACCCCGCCGATGCCGCATGGGGTCAACAATCCTCTTCCCGGTACAGGCCCTGAGCATCTGACGGTTCCGGAAGTCGGCGAAATCTGGATACCCACCTCGCTTGCCTACAAATACAACATGCATATCGGCGATGAATTGGTGTTCACCTCAGGGTCTGCACCGGCACAATTCACGATCGGTGCGATTGTCATTGACATATCCCATGGCGGTCCTTTCTCGACCACTGCCCGCATCTGGATGAACGAAGCCGACTATCGGTCAACCATGGGTAGCTTGTCCACTCAGGAGCAATACATGTTGTCGCTTCGCTATTCGTATCCTGAACAAAGCGAGGAATACTGGCAGCGCTTTGAGCAGGCGCTCGGGTCGCCGTTTTTAGAGGAACGCGTTTCGTTTGCCGAATTGTCGGCCTTTTATTTCATCATGAACAAGGTGATCGGCTTTGTGATGAGTTTCCTCGGACTGGTCATGATCCTCGTCGCCTTGCTCACGATCGGCTTTACGATCACGGACACAATCCTTGCCAATTACCGCACGATCGGCATTCTCAAATCGATTGGCATGACCTCCGAACGCATCATCGGCACCTACCTGCTGCAGTACGGTTTAATGACGATTGTCGCCTTGGTCCCGGCACTGATTGCAAGCCGCTTCCTTTCAGATGTCATCATCCGGAATTCCCTGTCTTTCCTCAAATCCGACACAGCTCCTGTTCCCGTTCAAGCGGCAGACGTTGCGATCTGGACTGGCTGCGGCCTGCTGCTCATCATCCTTCTATGCGTCCTTGTTTATGCTTCCAAGACACGCCATATCGAGCCCATTCAAGCGATCCGTTATGGCATGTCGGAGTCTTCACATAGTCGTATCCATCGGCATGGTGCTCGCAAAAGACTGCTGGATCGATGGTCCGTACCCACGGTCATCGGCTGGAAGCATGTGAGCGGCAACAAAAAAAGCGCAGCGCTAATCTTTCTGTTGATGAGCATCACGGTGGCTGTGCTCGTCTTTGGCGCCATGCTGGTAACCAGCGTCTATCGAATCAGTGAAACGTCGGCTCAGTGGGGTTATGACGATGCGGATATCGCGATTATGGTTATCCATGCGGAAGGTATAGATCGGGCGGAAATGCAATCTTATATCCAAAGCGACCCTCGGGTTCACAGTCTGAACTGGTCCGGATCATCCACCGGCGTCATCGCCATGGCCGAAGAGGATGACAATCCTCAACAGACATTCAGCCTCCCTTTGACGGTCGTGGAAGGCAGCATGAACGAGATCGGATTTGCCTCGCTTGCAGGCCGTAATCCCGTACTCCCTAATGAAATTTCCATCGGGATCAATATTGCCCGTAAATTGCAAAAAGGCATCGGCGACATAGTCACGATCTACATTGAAGGAGAACCGCATCCATTGCTGATCACCGGCACCTTTCAGTCCATTTCCAATATGTCGAACGTCGCCAGGGTCACATCAGATCTTGTCGAGCACTTGAATCCGGACGCCGGGTTTATTCAACTTAAGGACAATGCGGACAGCGATGCGTTTGTGCAGCAGTTGAACGAACGTTACAGCCCTTCCATTCAAGCGCTGAAGCAGGAAGTGCTGCTCGATTCCGTATTCAAAGAAGCTGCGGCGGTTTTGCTCATTCCGATGAGTATGCTGGCCCTTCTGTTCATGGCTGTCACTTCTCTTATTGTTTATACAACTTGCCGGCTGCATATTCGTAAGGAAACGAAAACATATGGCATTTATGCCTCGCTCGGCCTGACCGCTACCGACATTCGTCGTGCCTTGACAAGCGGCATTGCCGGACTGGCTGCGCTCGGTGCGCTGGCTGGCATCGCTTGCGGCGTCTACGCATTGCCGGCCGTGCTGCGCGGTCTGCTCTCTACCTATGGGATTGTCAAGCTGCCGCTCATCATGGAATGGCCGCTGGTCATTGGGCTGACGCTGATCGCGCTTGCTATCGCCGTCAGCGGCTGCTGGCTGGCTTCGCGAATCCTCCGCCGCACCTCCCTTCGTGTGCTGGTCATGGATTCATGAAGACGCTCCATGAACAGAAGATGACCTCCGAATGTCGGAGGTCATTTTTTTACTTCTTGCCTTAATAAATCTTCTTATTTTAATTCACATCGTATTTGCTCTTTCCACTTGATAATATTTGCGATGGCATTTGTTTCACCGCCTAAATAGATATCTTCTATGGTCATTGACCAAAATTTAGATTTGCGATTTCTTTCGTTATGCGGAAGAGGGTTTGTTATTTTAGCTACCTTGGTTACTCTCTCTCGATTTTTCTTGAGTATATAGGCGGTATCCCAATCATGATCATAAGCATTCGTAAATAAATCAACCAGCAATCGGTAACCTTCCTCTGTATAGTTGGAAGGATGCTGCAGCATATAACATGAAACAAGCCAAAAATGCAAAGCATATAACGCTGGATCACGATGTTCCCACACAAGGGGAAAACCGAATAATTCATAGCAGGAAAACCCATCGATCTCCTTAGCTCCACACTCCATACATCTTCCAGACTCCATTACGGTGTGATGATCAGCCATTTTATAATCCCCCTATCCTAAATGCTACTTTCCCCAAGATTAATAGATTGACGTTGCGTAAAGTCAACTCTTTGTATTCAATTCCCCTGCCTGAATCTTATGTCGCCAGTAAAACAGAGGGCGTGATCCTTATTCCCCCTACACTTGAAATCCAAATAGAAACACATGAGGCACAGAAGGTATCTTCTGTGCCTCATGATTCAAGTATGCTTTTTGATATATTCCTCTTGTTTTTTTAATTCCATGTAACGAATAATCAGCTTATCCAACGACTGTGAAATGGCGACAACATCTTGATGCACCAATTCGAAACTGCTGGCCACTCGCTCAAGTTCTCTTCGGAGAAGTTCGAGTTTTTTCGATACTTGTTTGAGTTCACTCTCGATAGAAATCACCTTGTTCACCCACCCCCGTCGTAACAAGTGATTGATGACAGTTGCTGTTAACGCGAATCAGCCTAACGGAGGTATCCCTCGTATTCGGCAACTGGCTGGCATCGAGGACATTAGCCCCTGTGGCTTTGTGTCGCAGTCTCATACTTATAAGTATAAAATTCGACTCAACCAAAAAAAATACCCAGAATTGGGTAATCTTTACCTAAGTACTTCAATAAATTCAGCTTCTAAAGTTGTTCCATGGATAATAAATTACTTTCTGCGTAACACGTTCCGTATTCTCGATCTCCTATTCATCGCGCAGCAGAATTCGGTAGCTCTTAGTGAACCATTATGATAACCACAACAACTAAATAGACAGCGGCTCCCCAAGTAGGTTTACTTGGGGAGCCGCCGGTTGTTAGTCTATCCTCTTCTTTTTCTTAGCAGTAGCAAACCTGCAAGCAAGAGGATACACCCCGCTAACATGTAGCTGTACATATTCGTAGCCGTATTCGGCAATTTATTTCCGTTAGGCTCGTTCGTTGCCTGATCTCCGGATTGAGCCGGATCTCGTGGAGTCGAATCCGATACGCCTAATGTTGAATCGTCATGATCTTCCGGTGTTTGTGCACCAGTATTCGAATCCCCGTCGGAGTCTCCATTCGAGTCTTCATTTGAGTTCCCGTTAGAATCTTCGTCAGAGTCTTCGTTCGAGTTTCCGTTCGGGTCTTCATTCGAATCCCCGTCGGAATCACCCGTTCCACCCGGGTTCGTCGTATTTCCACCGTTGTTCTCGTTGTCCGTCACTTCAATGACATTGGATGGTTTCTCCGGAGTTGTCACGTTATCACCTGTGACTTCACCGATGTTTACGATCGCTTTACCGGCTTGTCCCGCCTTGACGGTTGCCTTGAACTCAATCGTATGCCATTCGGTATCCGTAATCCGTCCAAAGTTACCGCTCACTTTGCCGTTAACAACCTGGCCTTTGTCGCCATCAGCGTTATCGGTGACGGAGACGCCGTCCACCTTCAGGCTGCCTGCTACATACGCAAGCCCTTCCGGCAGGAGGTCAGCAATCACAAGGTTCGATACGTAGCTGCCCGAAACGGTATTGCGTGCGGAGATCGTATACTCCAGCGTATCGCCGACCGTGATGCTGCCGCCATTGAGATCCCGCGACGTCTTCCGTGATTCGATGACTGGAGAAGACGGAGTTGGTGGTGTTACAGGCGGTGTGACCGGTGGATTTGGATCTACCGGTGGATTGACGGGTGGATCGACTGGCGGATCAACCGGTGGGTCCACCGGCGGCGTGTCGCCTTCCTCAACCACAATCTCATCCGTTGGGCGGCTCGGCTGATCGATGTTGTCCCCGGTAATTTCACCGGTGTTACGAATCGATTCTCCGGCGTTCGCTACGATCTTCGCCTGGAACTCCAGCGTATGCCATTTCGTATCCCATACATCCCCGACGTTACCGACAACCTGACCTGAAGCATAATGGCCTTTGTCGCTGTCCTGGTCATCGGTGACCGAAACACCGTCGACCTTCAAGCTGCCCGGAATATATTCCAGACCGGCCGGCAGCGTATCCGATATGACGAGGTTGGACATATACGTATCGTCCAGCACCGTTCTTGTCAGGATCGTATAGGTAACGGTATCCCCGACTTCGAATGTTTGCTTGCCCGCTTCAAGATTCATTGCGGACTTCTCGGATACGATCACTGGATCGCGCGGATAGACCTTGACTTCTTCTTCCGGCTCACTAGGCTCGTCGAAATTATCGCCGGTGACAGCGGCAATATTCCGAATATCCTTGCCGGCTTGTCCGGATTGGATGATTGCATGGAACTGAAGCTCATGCCAATCCTCATCCCAGATATCGCCGAATCCTCCGTACACGGAGCGGGTTACCACATGGCCTTCATCGTCGCCTTCATCATCGGTGACGGATTGGCCATCCACGGTCAAGGTGCCCGGCACGTATTCCAGTCCTGCCGGGAGTGTATCCGTAATTTTCAAATTCGAGATATACGCATCCTGTGTCACCGTTCTTGCCCGAATGGTGTAGACAACCGTATCCCCGACTTCGAAATGGGTTTTGCCCGCATTCAGGTTTTCTGCAATTTTCTCCGATTCCACAACCGGATGACGCGGATAAACCTGAACTTCTTCCTCGGACTCGCTCGGTGTGCTCACATTCTCGCCACCGGCTACAGCGGTATTTCGAATATTTTTGCCAGCTTGTCCAGGCTCAATAATCGCTTCGAACTCCAGCGTATGCCACTCGGTGTCCGTAATATCCCCGAACAGGCCGATAACTTGCCCATCGGTATACATACCTCTGTCTTGATCGCTTGCGTCATCCGTGACGGCAGCGCCGTCTACCTTCAGGCTGCCCGGTACATATTGCAGTCCTGCCGGCAGATCGTCCGAGATAACCAAGCTGCTGACAAAGCTCTTTTCGATCGTATTCCGTGCCTGAATCGTGTACCGCAACGTATCGCCTGGTTCAGGGTTACCAGGGTCCGTGTTTCCGGCAGCCTTCGTTTGAAGGACGGCATTTTTGCTGGACTCCAGAACAGGAGGATTGAAACGGACCGTCGTGGTGGTTTCGTTCGATTCCTTCTCTTCCGTGTCGCCTGTTAGTAAGTTGTTATAGCTGATTTGTGCTTTGTTCTTAATTTGCTGATTGGCGGCGCTTGCTAGAACCTTGACTTTAAATTGCACGGTAACGCCGTCAGCCAATTGGCTCGTATTGGCCAAGTCGCCTAACTGAATGCTGACCTGGCTGCCGTCAAAGCGACCTTCGTCGGTGTCGTCGGCATCCGTCAGGTCTTTGGTGGTCGAGCCCAGGATCAATTTCATGGAGCCAGGGACATATTCCGTTCCTTGCGGAATCAGATCCGTCACGCTTGCATCGGCGGCGATGTCTCCGCCTTCATTCTTGATCTGAATCTCGTAGGTTACTTCATCGCCGGCACTCACTTCTTGTGGAGATGCGGTCTTGTTAGCTGTCACACAAGGCGACGTACCAAGGAAAATATCATCGATGAAGTTTCCAGCTCCAATGTTTCCACTTGCTGTACTCACCGCCTCAAAGCCGAAGCGAGTGACCGTTTGTCCTGCTGGGACCGTATACGTGCCTGTATAGGTTCCCCATGCTTTGTTACCGTCCGTCATTTGTTCTTGAACTTTGGTGTCGTACGGGTTAGCCGTTGCTGCTCCAATACGAAGCTGCATCGTGTCAACCCCTTGCCGTCCCATATGGGATAGGCGCCAATAGATGGTCTGTCCAGGGGTTGTCTTCACATCCTGGTAAAGCATCCCGTTTTCATAAGCATTTAGTTCCGCCCATTTCCCGCCGTCCGGGGGAGCTGGCCAGTTCTTTACAACCGCAGGATTATTTCGCTCCCAGTCCCATAGTTCAATGACTGGATAACCGTTAGCATCATCCGTGGTCTTCCATCCAGGTACTTCGGATTCATAATAGTAGAGTCCGGACGTATTAACAGCAGTTCCCCGGACAGCGCCTTGCTCAAAACTGCCATTGATCATTGCAACTGGCCTAGCGCAAGCATCAATGACTTCTCTTTCGAGAATACCACTCGACACTTCATTAGAATCGATCGTTTCCTCTTTGCCTGCCAGTAAGTTCTTATAATCAACAGTCGCTTGATTGGTGACCGTCTGGCCGACATGGCTGGATAATGCTTTCACTCTGAATTGAACTGTGATGCCGTCAGGCAAGTCATTGGTATTCTGCAAATTTCCGAGCCTAACGATCACCTTGCTGCCGTCAAAGTGTCCTGCATCTGTATCATCTGCATCGGTTAGATCAATGGTATTGGTCCCGCTCACCATTCTCATGGAGCCTGGAACATATTCCGTGCCCGCAGGAATGACGTCTTCAAAGACGGTATTTGCGGCAACGTCTCCGCCTTCATTTTTAACTGTGACTTCGTAAGTAAGTTCATCGCCTTCAAAAACTTCTCCAGCAGGAGAAACGGATTTCTCTGCGATAACACATGGTTCAGTTCCCAGGAAGATGTTGTCCAGGTAATTACCGAAAGCCAAGGCTCCAGTAGATGTACTAATTGCTTTAAATCCAAAACGTGTTACTGTTTGACCTGCAGGAACCGTATAACTCCCGGAATAAGTTTCCCATGCAGTCCCAGTTGAAATTCTCTTTATTTCTGGCGTGGTATTGAATGGATCGTTCGTAACCGGTCCAATATTAACACTCATCGTGTCCACGCCACTATATCCTCTGTGATCTAAGCGCCAATAGATTGTCTGCCCTGGTACAGTTGGTAAATCTTGATACAGCATACTATTTGTATCCGCATTTAATTCTGCAAATCTACTCGTAAGATTGTCCTGATTCGGAGTGTTTGAAGGTATCGTGCTTGGTCGGGCAGGGTCCATGATTTGAATGATCCCTCTTGGTGTACGGTTAGTATCCGTCGTATTCCACCCTGGAA
This Paenibacillus sp. JZ16 DNA region includes the following protein-coding sequences:
- a CDS encoding response regulator transcription factor; amino-acid sequence: MNSPKTVLIIEDEQDISRIVNDYLRVQGFSTFITENAGDGLQEVRNRQPDFIILDLTLPDADGIEVCRKLRTLTAAPILILSARSSDTDKVLALGFGADDYMTKPFSLSELVARVQAHLRRIADPKFPSALQQRVQFGTLSIDKNARRVMVGQQEISLSAKEFDLLYFLASNPNQVFTKSQLLDQVWGYSAYVEDNTITVYIRRLREKLERAEINSSYIKTVWGVGYKFNPDETV
- a CDS encoding HAMP domain-containing sensor histidine kinase; the protein is MVILLSVVWLVWPSNQPDSSSIVNPIRVLTNTVVHNLENEHADLLLADAPIRGQLTSWSQETGIGLKVVFPDGTMIYDSDDSSVRHIHPRFELDYTLRISDSEPSYYHLAFPLLDAGSKSFVGYAQFAVPASVVAAAFPSSDLPLYVPWALLSLALLTLLYLFFSIGRRVQHDWVEPVAGLKPYAEAILKGNYEQRAEWTSDNEVGELYAVFDLMREEIRNLHMQQAAHSQSHKELISNLSHDLKTPLATIKAYIDAIREGICPDLPSVMAYLEVVHANTSKMTVLVDDLLLHALRDLEQIAVHPIEQYSAPTLEPILRAMAHYIRTMGVRCQEPSAIPNVLVVIDAIRIEQVLSNLVTNALKHTEPGGTIRLAVEEHSETSCLQIIVSDTGSGISPQDMPFIFDRYYQGSVSQRTASQPTERHGVGLGLSICKYIMEAHGGTISFHSQQQQGTTFYLTLPLS
- a CDS encoding ABC transporter ATP-binding protein, with amino-acid sequence MPSSKTIMLQAANLCKTYTTGKEQYHAIRNVDLSIYAGDFTVIMGDSGSGKSTLLYLLSGLDEVTTGEVCLQGQRFDQFSAKELARFRANRIGFIYQNSNLVPDLSLFDNIALPGYIANQDKEQVRQRANDLMVNLSLDKQSSRLPSQVSGGQQQRAAIARALINNPDIIFADEPTGSLNYEQGVTVLDILSRMHADGQSIVMVTHDMKAACRGNRLIYISDGKIGGTLDMGPYSPEQASEREAMIFAYVTGRR
- a CDS encoding ABC transporter permease, with protein sequence MRAILTLCWGNLRKRKMQNTLIALLIALSALLVSTAFTVLMNTENVFNDRHAAAHGAHEVINMTRGLHDEQLVADWWSSQEGVNASSLIPYKPWTGLVFNGKELPNLYLYMINTPPMPHGVNNPLPGTGPEHLTVPEVGEIWIPTSLAYKYNMHIGDELVFTSGSAPAQFTIGAIVIDISHGGPFSTTARIWMNEADYRSTMGSLSTQEQYMLSLRYSYPEQSEEYWQRFEQALGSPFLEERVSFAELSAFYFIMNKVIGFVMSFLGLVMILVALLTIGFTITDTILANYRTIGILKSIGMTSERIIGTYLLQYGLMTIVALVPALIASRFLSDVIIRNSLSFLKSDTAPVPVQAADVAIWTGCGLLLIILLCVLVYASKTRHIEPIQAIRYGMSESSHSRIHRHGARKRLLDRWSVPTVIGWKHVSGNKKSAALIFLLMSITVAVLVFGAMLVTSVYRISETSAQWGYDDADIAIMVIHAEGIDRAEMQSYIQSDPRVHSLNWSGSSTGVIAMAEEDDNPQQTFSLPLTVVEGSMNEIGFASLAGRNPVLPNEISIGINIARKLQKGIGDIVTIYIEGEPHPLLITGTFQSISNMSNVARVTSDLVEHLNPDAGFIQLKDNADSDAFVQQLNERYSPSIQALKQEVLLDSVFKEAAAVLLIPMSMLALLFMAVTSLIVYTTCRLHIRKETKTYGIYASLGLTATDIRRALTSGIAGLAALGALAGIACGVYALPAVLRGLLSTYGIVKLPLIMEWPLVIGLTLIALAIAVSGCWLASRILRRTSLRVLVMDS
- a CDS encoding DUF5946 family protein, whose product is MADHHTVMESGRCMECGAKEIDGFSCYELFGFPLVWEHRDPALYALHFWLVSCYMLQHPSNYTEEGYRLLVDLFTNAYDHDWDTAYILKKNRERVTKVAKITNPLPHNERNRKSKFWSMTIEDIYLGGETNAIANIIKWKEQIRCELK
- a CDS encoding Spo0E family sporulation regulatory protein-aspartic acid phosphatase codes for the protein MNKVISIESELKQVSKKLELLRRELERVASSFELVHQDVVAISQSLDKLIIRYMELKKQEEYIKKHT
- a CDS encoding isopeptide-forming domain-containing fimbrial protein yields the protein MTENAFYAFSGSGGINRLYKISETGATTQVATLTGTAANAVISPDSKYYYIYTENGENYLAYYDITTNQQDRKVITGLTSSNGGDILYDKNGFIWLLDLVDQVKVYQIDPATAEVIRSVPMVSADGQSIDPGPRALSFLPNGKMYVGAGNTNTLVYELDPETLSYRFLSSTNIEITYDAASRVIPNFDPNPPQLESQKSAKIQEKADGNTVADQPEVGDTLLYTIQSRNTISESLIRNMVISDTIPEGLEYVPGTLTVEGQPVSDDRDNDQGDFVDSTVTGTIGDVTDTEWHRITFQVKVTSGQAGKSIENVATVTGDNLDMPDEPKNAIDVYPLNPPNACSSPVALINGEFEKPEGPGTFDNSVAGGGYYYADTVPGWNTTDTNRTPRGIIQIMDPARPSTIPSNTPNQDNLTSRFAELNADTNSMLYQDLPTVPGQTIYWRLDHRGYSGVDTMSVNIGPVTNDPFNTTPEIKRISTGTAWETYSGSYTVPAGQTVTRFGFKAISTSTGALAFGNYLDNIFLGTEPCVIAEKSVSPAGEVFEGDELTYEVTVKNEGGDVAANTVFEDVIPAGTEYVPGSMRMVSGTNTIDLTDADDTDAGHFDGSKVIVRLGNLQNTNDLPDGITVQFRVKALSSHVGQTVTNQATVDYKNLLAGKEETIDSNEVSSGILEREVIDACARPVAMINGSFEQGAVRGTAVNTSGLYYYESEVPGWKTTDDANGYPVIELWDWERNNPAVVKNWPAPPDGGKWAELNAYENGMLYQDVKTTPGQTIYWRLSHMGRQGVDTMQLRIGAATANPYDTKVQEQMTDGNKAWGTYTGTYTVPAGQTVTRFGFEAVSTASGNIGAGNFIDDIFLGTSPCVTANKTASPQEVSAGDEVTYEIQIKNEGGDIAADASVTDLIPQGTEYVPGSMKLILGSTTKDLTDADDTDEGRFDGSQVSIQLGDLANTSQLADGVTVQFKVKVLASAANQQIKNKAQISYNNLLTGDTEEKESNETTTTVRFNPPVLESSKNAVLQTKAAGNTDPGNPEPGDTLRYTIQARNTIEKSFVSSLVISDDLPAGLQYVPGSLKVDGAAVTDDASDQDRGMYTDGQVIGLFGDITDTEWHTLEFEAIIEPGQAGKNIRNTAVAGGENVSTPSESEEEVQVYPRHPVVESEKIAENLNAGKTHFEVGDTVVYTIRARTVTQDAYISNLKITDTLPAGLEYVPGTLTVDGQSVTDDEGDDEGHVVTRSVYGGFGDIWDEDWHELQFHAIIQSGQAGKDIRNIAAVTGDNFDEPSEPEEEVKVYPRDPVIVSEKSAMNLEAGKQTFEVGDTVTYTILTRTVLDDTYMSNLVISDTLPAGLEYIPGSLKVDGVSVTDDQDSDKGHYASGQVVGNVGDVWDTKWHTLEFQAKIVANAGESIRNTGEITGDNIDQPSRPTDEIVVEEGDTPPVDPPVDPPVDPPVNPPVDPNPPVTPPVTPPTPSSPVIESRKTSRDLNGGSITVGDTLEYTISARNTVSGSYVSNLVIADLLPEGLAYVAGSLKVDGVSVTDNADGDKGQVVNGKVSGNFGRITDTEWHTIEFKATVKAGQAGKAIVNIGEVTGDNVTTPEKPSNVIEVTDNENNGGNTTNPGGTGDSDGDSNEDPNGNSNEDSDEDSNGNSNEDSNGDSDGDSNTGAQTPEDHDDSTLGVSDSTPRDPAQSGDQATNEPNGNKLPNTATNMYSYMLAGCILLLAGLLLLRKRRG